In Mus musculus strain C57BL/6J chromosome 1, GRCm38.p6 C57BL/6J, a single genomic region encodes these proteins:
- the 4930558K02Rik gene encoding uncharacterized protein C1orf105 homolog isoform X2, translated as MYLPHLLENPDFLSKARKNEHENLSPRNKQLCATCRGYQKVKTVQPKTFIIPDHQKPPSQNSVNHREVSLHSQVQQLNSYNDIPTESISYRLPILGPRTAVFHRLLSSAYENPRDTQHRAFPRKKGMSKTVKQ; from the exons ATGTATTTGCCACACTTGCTTGAAAATCCAGACTTCCTATCAAAG GCTAGAAAGAATGAGCATGAAAACCTGTCGCCCAGAAACAAGCAACTGTGCGCTACATGTCGAGGATATCAAAAAGTGAAAACG GTACAGCCAAAAACTTTCATAATACCTGACCATCAGAAACCACCCTCCCAGAATTCTGTGAATCACAG AGAGGTGAGCCTTCATTCGCAAGTGCAGCAGTTAAACTCCTACAATGATATTCCAACAG AGAGCATTAGCTACAGACTGCCCATCTTAGGTCCTAGGACTGCTGTCTTCCACAGGCTCCTGTCAAGTGCCTATGAAAATCCTCGGGATACTCAACACCGTGCCTTTcccagaaagaaaggaatgagcAAGACAGTGAAGCAGTAA
- the 4930558K02Rik gene encoding uncharacterized protein C1orf105 homolog isoform 1 (isoform 1 is encoded by transcript variant 1), which yields MEKRELKAFVPKFDKIPWLSEASLVNKPLILSIPRRYHSSFVLTSYKKDMYLPHLLENPDFLSKARKNEHENLSPRNKQLCATCRGYQKVKTVQPKTFIIPDHQKPPSQNSVNHREVSLHSQVQQLNSYNDIPTESISYRLPILGPRTAVFHRLLSSAYENPRDTQHRAFPRKKGMSKTVKQ from the exons ATGGAAAAAAGAGAGCTAAAG GCTTTTGTTCCAAAGTTTGACAAGATTCCTTGGctgagtgaggccagcctggtaaacAAACCATTGATCCTGAGCATCCCCAGAAG GTACCACTCCTCCTTTGTTCTGACTTCGTACAAGAAGGATATGTATTTGCCACACTTGCTTGAAAATCCAGACTTCCTATCAAAG GCTAGAAAGAATGAGCATGAAAACCTGTCGCCCAGAAACAAGCAACTGTGCGCTACATGTCGAGGATATCAAAAAGTGAAAACG GTACAGCCAAAAACTTTCATAATACCTGACCATCAGAAACCACCCTCCCAGAATTCTGTGAATCACAG AGAGGTGAGCCTTCATTCGCAAGTGCAGCAGTTAAACTCCTACAATGATATTCCAACAG AGAGCATTAGCTACAGACTGCCCATCTTAGGTCCTAGGACTGCTGTCTTCCACAGGCTCCTGTCAAGTGCCTATGAAAATCCTCGGGATACTCAACACCGTGCCTTTcccagaaagaaaggaatgagcAAGACAGTGAAGCAGTAA
- the 4930558K02Rik gene encoding uncharacterized protein C1orf105 homolog isoform X1, giving the protein MEKRELKAFVPKFDKIPWLSEASLVNKPLILSIPRRYHSSFVLTSYKKDMYLPHLLENPDFLSKVQPKTFIIPDHQKPPSQNSVNHREVSLHSQVQQLNSYNDIPTESISYRLPILGPRTAVFHRLLSSAYENPRDTQHRAFPRKKGMSKTVKQ; this is encoded by the exons ATGGAAAAAAGAGAGCTAAAG GCTTTTGTTCCAAAGTTTGACAAGATTCCTTGGctgagtgaggccagcctggtaaacAAACCATTGATCCTGAGCATCCCCAGAAG GTACCACTCCTCCTTTGTTCTGACTTCGTACAAGAAGGATATGTATTTGCCACACTTGCTTGAAAATCCAGACTTCCTATCAAAG GTACAGCCAAAAACTTTCATAATACCTGACCATCAGAAACCACCCTCCCAGAATTCTGTGAATCACAG AGAGGTGAGCCTTCATTCGCAAGTGCAGCAGTTAAACTCCTACAATGATATTCCAACAG AGAGCATTAGCTACAGACTGCCCATCTTAGGTCCTAGGACTGCTGTCTTCCACAGGCTCCTGTCAAGTGCCTATGAAAATCCTCGGGATACTCAACACCGTGCCTTTcccagaaagaaaggaatgagcAAGACAGTGAAGCAGTAA
- the Pigc gene encoding phosphatidylinositol N-acetylglucosaminyltransferase subunit C, whose amino-acid sequence MCAQRVTDTPEVKWQKVLYERQPFPDNYVDQRFLEELRKNIYARKYQYWAVVFESSVVIQQLCSVCVFVVIWWYMDEGLLAPQWLFGTGLASSLVGYVLFDLIDGGDGRKKSGRTRWADLKSTLVFITFTYGFSPVLKTLTESVSTDTIYAMAVFMLLGHLIFFDYGANAAIVSSTLSLNMAIFASVCLASRLPRSLHAFIMVTFAIQIFALWPMLQKKLKAYTPRSYVGVTLLFAFSAFGGLLSISAVGAILFALLLFSISCLCPYYLIHLQLFKENIHGPWDEAEIKEDLSRFLS is encoded by the coding sequence ATGTGTGCTCAACGTGTAACAGACACCCCAGAAGTCAAGTGGCAGAAGGTTTTATATGAGCGGCAGCCGTTCCCTGATAACTATGTTGACCAGAGGTTCCTGGAAGAACTCCGGAAAAACATCTATGCCCGGAAGTACCAGTACTGGGCTGTGGTATTTGAGTCCAGTGTGGTGATACAGCAGCTGTGCAGTGTCTGTGTTTTTGTAGTGATCTGGTGGTACATGGATGAGGGTCTTCTGGCTCCCCAGTGGCTTTTTGGGACCGGACTGGCATCTTCCTTGGTTGGGTATGTTTTATTCGATCTTATCGATGGAGGTGATGGACGGAAGAAGAGTGGGCGGACCCGGTGGGCCGACCTGAAGAGTACTCTGGTCTTTATCACTTTCACTTACGGTTTTTCACCTGTGCTAAAGACCCTGACGGAGTCTGTCAGTACAGACACTATCTACGCCATGGCAGTCTTTATGCTGTTAGGCCATCTCATCTTCTTTGATTACGGTGCCAATGCTGCTATTGTATCCAGCACCCTGTCCTTGAACATGGCcatctttgcttctgtttgcCTGGCCTCACGCCTCCCCCGGTCACTCCACGCCTTCATTATGGTGACGTTTGCTATCCAGATCTTTGCACTGTGGCCCATGTTACAGAAGAAACTGAAGGCGTACACCCCGCGAAGCTATGTAGGGGTCACTTTGCTTTTTGCCTTTTCTGCCTTTGGAGGTCTTCTGTCCATTAGTGCTGTGGGAGCCATACTCTTTGCTCTCCTGCTGTTTTccatctcctgtctctgcccttaCTACCTCATTCATCTGCAgctttttaaggaaaatattcaCGGGCCTTGGGATGAAGCTGAAATCAAGGAAGACTTGTCTAGGTTCCTTAGCTAA